The window aaaaataaagtactagataaaatttatttttaaaacataaaaaatatgttaaatttttaatagattttaagtttcagaaaataatttttaaaaactattttttgaaaacgttttttaaaataatagtttatgatttttgttttcatccACAATTTTCACAATTTCTTGTTGGAGTGAGTGTGAAATGATATGAGATCCATGAAAAAGGAATCTTAGagttcaaatttcaaattaactaTTAGAGCATTGGACGGGGCTAAACGTGGAAGTTTAATGGCATTGCCCACTGAAATTAACCAACCACAGCTGATCAAGCCGTATGCGTTGACATCAAGCTACGTTCATGTTCAGGGTGATGGTCCTACACGGAAGCTGGCGGTGATTTGGTCAACAAACCAACCTCTAAGATGAAGCCAGATCCCACATCCCGACACCCACATGCAGTCTAATAAGCCTTGGCTTCCTGGAACCATGTCAAACGCCACCTCCTTCTTCCTCTATATAACCCACAACCCTCCCCATTTCTCAGCTCTCTCTTTgcagaacaagaaaaaaaaagaaaaaaaactagaaatggGTAACTGTTTTAGGCGAGATTCGTCCATGGTGTGGGCCGGTGATGACTTGGGGCCAATGGAGCTGGCCAACCAGGATGATGATAAGGAAGTGTTTGGTGGCGGTGGGGCTGCTTCAGACATGGAGGAGAAGAGGAGGCTGCTAGCGGAGATGGGAGGCTCTTTGCCAAGGTCTCCGTCTGGTAGAGAGGTGAAGATCAAGATCACAAAGAAGGAGCTTGAGGAGTTGCTGGCCAGAGTGGACATGCAGGGGGAGACCTTGGAACATGTACTGGCTCAGCTGATGATCAACGGTACTGACAATGATCGGTCGGCCGATATGCAGCGGCAGAGATCTTGGAGGCCGGCACTGCAGAGTATCCCGGAGGTGAACTGATCAAGTTCATATGTCTCTTGGATGAAAGATGTGGTTACATTTTTTGGGCTTAATTAATTATCATCTGTACAGTAtaattagatcattttttttttcaattttcatgtaCACACTTTCTTCTTTATTCTCGTTCTTTCATTTCCATCCTTGGTGTTTCCatcttttctaataaatttttttgggtgGATCtgaaaaaaaaggcataaatgTGGAGCTAGACAAGAACTATGACACATGAAAATATGGTGGAACCACCCAGCTACCAACTCAGGACATGGGGCCTAGACTCTGTACTAAAAGGATTAAATTTTTGTGATATCCCATGTCCAAGGAAATTCCTAAGGTTTCCATCCTAAAACTGCGAGGAAGGACTGAACCCTCCAATTGATACTATGAACCCACGTCAATTGGGGAAAAAGTTTCTAAAACGGACCCATTGTACTTGGAACACAACCCTCCTAAAAGACAAGCTTGATAAGCAATGAAAATTAGCATATATCATTACATAATCCACATATTTCCCAAATTCTAAGGTAGTtttcatattatacatattattTACGTTATTTTGATTGGAGACTTCAATGATTTGTTCAATGGAAGCCAAATTTTCCCCAaaaatcatcataaa of the Vitis vinifera cultivar Pinot Noir 40024 chromosome 10, ASM3070453v1 genome contains:
- the LOC104880467 gene encoding uncharacterized protein LOC104880467, which produces MSNATSFFLYITHNPPHFSALSLQNKKKKEKKLEMGNCFRRDSSMVWAGDDLGPMELANQDDDKEVFGGGGAASDMEEKRRLLAEMGGSLPRSPSGREVKIKITKKELEELLARVDMQGETLEHVLAQLMINGTDNDRSADMQRQRSWRPALQSIPEVN